The following are from one region of the Thiocapsa rosea genome:
- the ftsZ gene encoding cell division protein FtsZ: MFELMDTHSQNAVIKVVGVGGGGGNAVNHMVAATIEGVDFICANTDAQALKSSQVKTILQLGAGITKGLGAGADPEVGRNSAMEDRDRIQEALEGADMVFITAGMGGGTGTGAAPIVAQIAKELGILTVAVVTKPFPFEGTKRRRIAEEGIAELAKHVDSLITIPNEKLLAVLGKEMSLLGAFSAANDVLLHATQGIAELITRPGLINVDFADVKTVMSEMGVAMMGTGAARGEHRAREAAEAAIRSPLLEDIDLAGAKGILVNITAGLSLTIGEFDEVGNTVRDFADDDATVVVGTVIDPTLDDELRVTVVATGLGERRVMLKRQVAQETAAMHLVSSVGGNESAPNYNDLGRPAIYRRGGGAGAAVAEAVVENDLDYLDIPAFLRRQAD; encoded by the coding sequence ATGTTTGAGCTCATGGATACCCACAGTCAGAACGCCGTCATCAAGGTCGTGGGCGTCGGGGGCGGGGGCGGGAATGCGGTCAATCACATGGTCGCCGCGACCATCGAAGGGGTCGACTTCATCTGCGCCAATACCGACGCTCAGGCGCTGAAGAGTTCGCAGGTGAAGACCATCCTTCAGCTCGGTGCCGGCATCACCAAAGGTTTGGGTGCCGGTGCCGATCCTGAGGTCGGTCGCAACTCCGCGATGGAGGACCGCGATCGCATCCAAGAGGCCCTGGAGGGTGCGGACATGGTCTTCATCACCGCCGGCATGGGTGGCGGGACCGGTACAGGTGCCGCGCCGATCGTGGCGCAGATCGCGAAGGAGCTGGGTATCCTGACGGTCGCCGTCGTGACCAAGCCGTTCCCGTTCGAGGGGACCAAGCGTCGCCGCATCGCCGAGGAAGGGATTGCGGAGTTGGCCAAACACGTCGACTCCTTGATTACCATTCCCAACGAAAAACTTCTGGCCGTTCTGGGCAAGGAAATGAGTCTGCTCGGTGCCTTCAGCGCCGCCAACGACGTGCTGTTGCATGCGACCCAAGGCATCGCCGAGCTGATCACCCGTCCGGGATTGATCAACGTCGACTTTGCTGATGTGAAGACGGTCATGTCCGAGATGGGCGTGGCCATGATGGGAACGGGTGCTGCGCGCGGCGAGCATCGTGCCCGCGAGGCCGCAGAGGCCGCCATCCGCAGCCCGCTGCTGGAGGATATCGACCTTGCAGGAGCGAAGGGCATCCTGGTCAACATCACCGCCGGACTGAGCCTGACCATCGGCGAGTTCGACGAGGTCGGCAACACGGTGCGTGATTTCGCCGACGACGATGCCACGGTCGTGGTGGGCACCGTGATCGATCCGACGCTGGACGACGAGTTGCGGGTCACCGTCGTGGCGACCGGGCTGGGCGAGCGTCGCGTCATGCTCAAACGCCAGGTGGCACAAGAAACGGCCGCGATGCATCTGGTCAGCAGCGTGGGCGGCAACGAGAGCGCGCCGAACTACAACGACCTGGGTCGGCCCGCCATCTATCGCCGGGGCGGCGGCGCCGGCGCCGCTGTGGCCGAAGCCGTGGTCGAGAATGACCTCGATTATCTGGATATCCCGGCATTTCTGCGGCGCCAGGCCGATTGA
- the ftsA gene encoding cell division protein FtsA, with protein sequence MSRRNDKNLLVGLDIGTSKVAALVGELKDDNQIEIIGIGTHPSRGLKKGVVVDIESTVQSIQRAVEEAELMAGCEIHSVHAGIAGSHVRSLNSHGITAIKEVEVTQADVDRVIDAARAVAIPADQKILHILPQEFIIDDQEGIREPIGMCGVRLEARVHMVTGAVSAAQNIIKCIRRCGLEVDDLVLAQLSSSYSVLGDDEKELGVCVVDIGGGTTDLAVFTDGAIRHTAVIPIAGDQVTNDIAVALRTPTQHAELIKVKHACALAQLAANSESIEVPSIGDRPPRRLSRQTLAEVVEPRYEELLTLLHNELRRSGFEDLVAGGVVLTGGSSKMDGLIELAEEVFHMPVRLGVPQYVIGMDEVVNNPIYSTGVGLLMYARQHRFSRRPEIGDSAGLRGAWSRMRSWFQGNF encoded by the coding sequence ATGTCGAGACGTAACGACAAGAATCTATTGGTGGGCTTGGATATCGGGACCTCGAAGGTGGCCGCCTTGGTCGGCGAGCTCAAGGACGACAACCAGATCGAGATCATCGGCATCGGCACACACCCCTCGCGGGGTCTGAAAAAGGGCGTAGTCGTCGACATCGAGTCGACCGTCCAGTCGATTCAGCGTGCGGTCGAGGAGGCCGAGCTGATGGCCGGCTGCGAGATCCACTCGGTCCACGCCGGGATCGCCGGCAGCCATGTGCGCAGCCTCAACTCGCACGGCATCACCGCGATCAAGGAGGTCGAGGTCACCCAGGCCGATGTCGATCGGGTCATCGATGCCGCGCGCGCCGTCGCGATCCCGGCCGATCAGAAGATCCTGCATATCCTGCCGCAGGAATTCATCATCGACGATCAGGAGGGCATCCGCGAGCCGATCGGGATGTGCGGCGTGCGGCTCGAAGCCCGCGTGCACATGGTCACGGGTGCGGTGAGTGCCGCCCAAAACATCATCAAGTGTATTCGCCGCTGCGGGCTCGAGGTCGACGATCTGGTGCTCGCGCAGCTCAGCTCGAGCTATTCGGTGCTCGGCGACGACGAGAAGGAGCTCGGCGTCTGTGTCGTCGACATCGGCGGCGGGACGACGGATCTTGCCGTCTTCACCGACGGGGCGATTCGCCACACCGCGGTGATCCCGATCGCCGGCGATCAGGTGACCAACGACATCGCCGTGGCGCTGCGCACGCCGACCCAGCATGCCGAGCTGATCAAGGTCAAGCATGCCTGCGCCTTGGCGCAGCTGGCGGCCAACAGCGAGTCCATCGAGGTGCCGAGCATCGGCGATCGCCCGCCGCGCAGGCTCTCGCGCCAGACCTTGGCCGAGGTGGTCGAGCCCCGCTACGAGGAGCTTCTGACCCTGCTGCACAACGAGCTGCGCCGCAGCGGCTTCGAGGATCTGGTGGCGGGCGGCGTGGTACTGACCGGCGGCAGCTCGAAGATGGACGGTCTGATCGAGCTGGCCGAGGAGGTCTTCCACATGCCGGTGCGGCTCGGAGTCCCGCAGTACGTGATCGGGATGGACGAGGTGGTGAACAATCCAATCTATTCGACCGGCGTGGGGTTGCTGATGTACGCGCGTCAGCACCGCTTCTCGCGGCGTCCGGAGATCGGAGATTCCGCCGGGCTGCGTGGGGCTTGGTCACGGATGCGCAGTTGGTTCCAGGGCAATTTTTAG
- a CDS encoding cell division protein FtsQ/DivIB — MVDPARTTPPIVEVRARRSGRWLALVGLLLISVMAGGVWLLVHWEPHLLPVRVIAVEGELHHHSSRLLQQTISERLRGGILTADLHDLKQAAEDLAWVGRATVRRVWPDRLQVEVEEHRPIARWNRDGLVTAEGIVFRPGTGTVPAGLPLLEGEDRRAPEVVKRYAQWRDDLMLIGHLIQTLSVDPRGAWRVELVMGVELYLGTEGVDQRLARYIASATQLEAAGQPLVVDLRYSNGFAVKWAANAEPQARATTDRPTRSGKRG, encoded by the coding sequence GTGGTTGACCCGGCACGGACAACCCCTCCGATCGTAGAGGTGCGTGCGCGCCGCTCCGGGCGTTGGCTGGCGCTTGTCGGGTTGCTCTTGATTTCGGTCATGGCCGGCGGCGTTTGGCTGCTCGTTCATTGGGAGCCGCACCTGTTGCCCGTGCGCGTCATCGCCGTGGAGGGCGAGCTGCATCATCACTCCTCGCGGTTGCTTCAGCAGACCATCAGCGAGCGGCTGCGCGGCGGCATCTTGACGGCGGATTTGCACGATCTAAAGCAGGCTGCAGAGGACCTGGCCTGGGTTGGTCGCGCCACCGTGCGGCGCGTCTGGCCGGATCGGCTGCAGGTCGAGGTCGAGGAGCACCGCCCGATCGCACGCTGGAATCGCGACGGTCTGGTGACCGCGGAGGGCATCGTTTTTCGGCCCGGTACGGGCACGGTCCCGGCGGGTCTGCCGCTGCTCGAAGGCGAGGATCGGCGTGCGCCCGAGGTGGTCAAGCGCTATGCGCAGTGGCGCGACGATCTGATGCTGATCGGCCATCTTATCCAGACGCTCTCGGTCGACCCGCGCGGGGCGTGGCGGGTCGAGCTGGTCATGGGGGTCGAGTTGTATCTCGGCACGGAAGGCGTCGATCAACGGCTTGCGCGCTATATCGCCAGCGCGACGCAATTGGAGGCGGCCGGCCAGCCGCTGGTGGTGGACCTGCGCTACAGCAACGGTTTCGCCGTGAAATGGGCAGCGAACGCCGAGCCGCAGGCTCGTGCGACAACGGATCGCCCGACGCGATCCGGCAAACGAGGATAA
- a CDS encoding D-alanine--D-alanine ligase: protein MTPEKIQARARFGKVAVLLGGRAAEREISLKSGSAVLAALLRQGVDAHALDPDEQVLEHLRTGGFDRAFIILHGRGGEDGQIQGALETIGMPYTGSGVLGSALGMDKYRCKLAWTGCGLPTAASVLLRTDADLAAAEALGFPLMIKPVHEGSSIGMARVEDPAALADAWRTARGYDALVLAERWIQGAEYTCAVLGQAALPMIRLETPHAFYDFEAKYRADSTRYHCPCGLPEAEESRLQRLALDAFEATGASGWGRVDLMVDGSGEPFLLEINTVPGMTDHSLVPMAARVAGLDFDTLVWRILETSLDRG, encoded by the coding sequence ATGACACCAGAGAAAATCCAGGCGCGTGCTCGGTTCGGCAAGGTCGCGGTGCTCCTCGGCGGGCGCGCGGCGGAGCGCGAGATCTCGCTGAAGAGCGGCAGCGCCGTGCTGGCGGCCCTGTTGCGTCAGGGCGTCGACGCCCATGCACTGGATCCGGACGAGCAGGTTCTCGAACATCTGCGCACCGGCGGTTTCGATCGCGCCTTCATCATCCTGCACGGACGCGGCGGCGAAGACGGTCAGATTCAAGGCGCCTTGGAGACCATCGGGATGCCCTACACGGGTTCCGGGGTTCTGGGTTCGGCGCTCGGCATGGACAAGTATCGCTGCAAGCTGGCCTGGACGGGGTGCGGTTTGCCGACGGCCGCATCGGTGCTGCTGCGCACGGACGCCGATCTGGCGGCTGCCGAGGCTCTCGGCTTCCCGCTCATGATCAAGCCCGTTCACGAGGGTTCGAGTATCGGGATGGCGCGCGTCGAGGATCCGGCCGCACTCGCCGATGCCTGGCGCACGGCACGCGGTTACGACGCACTGGTGCTCGCCGAGCGCTGGATCCAGGGCGCGGAATACACCTGTGCCGTGCTCGGACAGGCGGCGCTCCCCATGATCCGGCTCGAAACGCCGCACGCCTTTTACGACTTCGAGGCCAAGTATCGGGCCGACAGTACGCGCTATCACTGTCCCTGCGGTCTGCCCGAAGCAGAGGAGTCACGCCTGCAGCGACTCGCGCTCGACGCCTTCGAGGCGACCGGTGCGAGCGGTTGGGGCCGTGTCGACCTGATGGTCGACGGGAGCGGAGAGCCGTTCCTGCTCGAGATCAACACGGTGCCGGGCATGACCGACCACAGCCTGGTCCCGATGGCTGCGCGGGTAGCGGGGCTGGACTTCGACACCCTGGTTTGGCGGATCCTGGAAACGAGTCTCGACCGTGGTTGA
- the murB gene encoding UDP-N-acetylmuramate dehydrogenase — protein sequence MMGELREREPLSRHTSWRVGGPARRFYRPTDAADLAAFLARLDPQEPLLWLGLGSNLLVDDAGFPGTVIQTRDCLTRLERRGATGIHAESGVSCAKVARFASRHDLVGCEFLAGIPGTMGGALAMNAGAWGGETWEHVVSVRTIDRFGRIRERGPGDFSIGYREVIGPPGEWFLDVALELAPGDGKAGMARIRELLDRRAQTQPVGLPSCGSVFRNPPGDHAARLIEAEGLKGYRIGGAQVSEKHANFIINTGEASAADIRELIDLVQRRVEDATGVRLVPEVKRIAGEHP from the coding sequence ATGATGGGCGAGCTGCGCGAGCGCGAGCCACTCTCCCGCCACACCAGCTGGCGGGTCGGCGGTCCCGCGCGTCGCTTCTATCGGCCGACGGATGCGGCGGATCTGGCTGCCTTCCTGGCGCGCCTCGACCCGCAGGAGCCACTCTTATGGCTCGGGCTCGGGAGCAATCTGCTGGTGGACGACGCCGGTTTTCCCGGCACCGTGATCCAGACCCGGGACTGTCTGACACGGTTGGAACGACGGGGTGCGACCGGTATCCATGCCGAGTCCGGTGTCTCCTGTGCCAAGGTGGCCCGATTCGCGTCGCGGCACGATCTGGTCGGGTGCGAGTTCCTTGCCGGCATCCCGGGCACCATGGGGGGGGCGCTGGCGATGAATGCGGGCGCCTGGGGCGGCGAGACCTGGGAGCATGTCGTCTCGGTGCGGACCATCGATCGGTTCGGTCGGATTCGCGAGCGGGGGCCGGGCGATTTCTCGATCGGCTACCGCGAGGTGATCGGGCCGCCCGGCGAGTGGTTCCTGGACGTCGCGCTCGAGCTTGCCCCCGGCGACGGCAAAGCGGGGATGGCCCGGATTCGCGAGCTGCTCGACCGGCGTGCGCAGACACAGCCCGTGGGGCTCCCGAGCTGCGGATCGGTGTTCCGCAATCCGCCCGGCGATCATGCCGCGCGTCTAATCGAGGCGGAGGGACTCAAGGGATATCGGATCGGCGGTGCGCAGGTGTCCGAGAAGCACGCGAATTTCATCATCAACACGGGCGAGGCCAGTGCCGCGGACATCCGCGAGCTGATCGACCTGGTGCAGCGCCGGGTCGAGGACGCTACCGGTGTCCGGTTGGTGCCCGAGGTCAAACGAATCGCCGGAGAGCATCCATGA
- the murC gene encoding UDP-N-acetylmuramate--L-alanine ligase translates to MSAHLQHTAARMGRVRRLHFVGIGGSGMSGIAELMANLGYEVAGSDLRESDATRRLKGLGVEIFIGHRAEQVADADAVVVSSAIDEANPEIQSARAGRIPIVRRAEMLAELMRFYYGVAVAGTHGKTTTTSLVASILAEGGLDPTFVIGGRLNSAGANAKLGTTKYLVAEADESDASFLYLQPMISIVTNIDADHMHTYGNDFNRLRATFMEFLHHLPFYGLAVLCIDDDEIRALVDSMPRPARTYGTRPEADVRAVEIRQDGMRTRFRVEARDLDSPLEIDLNLPGRHNVLNALAAITVALELGVEDDAIVRALSRFEGVGRRFMISALTDMRDRRWLLVDDYGHHPREIAATLAAARAGWPGRRLVLVFQPHRFTRTQEQFEDFVAVLSSPDALVLCEVYPAGEAPIPGADGRALSRAIRTRGELDPVFAQTIDEVPGLLDNLVLDGDMVLMMGAGDIGGLAARLPSQMGRSGA, encoded by the coding sequence ATGAGCGCACATCTTCAACATACCGCCGCCCGGATGGGTCGGGTGCGCCGACTCCACTTCGTGGGGATCGGTGGCTCCGGGATGAGCGGCATCGCCGAGCTGATGGCCAATCTGGGCTACGAGGTCGCGGGGTCGGATCTGCGCGAGAGCGATGCGACGCGTCGCCTCAAAGGGTTGGGTGTCGAGATCTTCATCGGTCACCGGGCCGAGCAGGTCGCGGATGCAGACGCCGTCGTCGTGTCGAGCGCGATCGACGAGGCCAATCCCGAGATCCAGAGCGCGCGTGCCGGACGTATCCCGATCGTGCGTCGTGCCGAAATGCTCGCCGAGCTGATGCGCTTCTATTACGGCGTCGCGGTGGCCGGCACGCACGGCAAAACGACAACCACCAGTCTGGTGGCCAGCATCCTGGCCGAGGGCGGACTCGATCCGACCTTCGTGATCGGCGGTCGGCTCAACAGTGCGGGCGCCAATGCCAAGCTGGGGACCACCAAGTATCTGGTCGCCGAGGCCGACGAGAGCGATGCCTCCTTCCTCTATCTGCAGCCCATGATCTCGATCGTCACCAACATCGATGCCGATCACATGCATACCTACGGCAACGACTTCAATCGGTTGCGTGCCACCTTCATGGAGTTTCTGCACCATCTGCCTTTCTACGGCCTCGCGGTGCTCTGTATCGACGACGACGAGATTCGCGCCCTGGTCGACTCGATGCCGCGTCCGGCGCGCACCTACGGCACGCGCCCGGAGGCCGATGTGCGCGCGGTCGAGATCCGACAGGACGGCATGCGCACCCGTTTTCGCGTCGAGGCGCGTGATCTCGATTCCCCGTTGGAGATCGATCTCAACCTGCCCGGCCGGCACAACGTGCTGAACGCGCTGGCTGCAATCACCGTCGCGCTTGAGCTGGGTGTCGAGGACGATGCGATCGTGCGGGCCCTGTCCCGTTTCGAAGGGGTCGGGCGTCGCTTCATGATCAGCGCGCTGACCGACATGCGCGATCGCCGATGGCTCTTGGTCGACGACTACGGGCACCACCCGCGCGAGATCGCAGCCACCTTGGCGGCCGCGCGCGCCGGATGGCCCGGACGCCGGCTGGTCTTGGTGTTCCAGCCCCATCGGTTTACGCGGACCCAGGAGCAGTTCGAGGACTTCGTGGCGGTGCTGTCCAGCCCGGATGCACTCGTCTTGTGCGAGGTCTACCCGGCCGGCGAGGCACCGATCCCGGGTGCCGACGGGCGTGCATTGAGCCGTGCGATCCGCACGCGCGGCGAGCTGGATCCGGTGTTCGCGCAGACGATCGACGAGGTGCCGGGTCTTTTGGACAACCTGGTGCTCGACGGCGACATGGTGCTGATGATGGGAGCCGGCGACATCGGTGGCTTAGCGGCGCGTCTGCCGAGCCAGATGGGGCGGTCGGGGGCATGA
- the murG gene encoding undecaprenyldiphospho-muramoylpentapeptide beta-N-acetylglucosaminyltransferase, whose translation MGTRVAVMAGGTGGHVFPALAVAERLREQGVGVFWIGTRRGMESRLVPEHGLEMEWIRIEGLRGKGVAQILGAPFKIAVALWQAARILRRRRPTVVLGMGGFASGPGGLAARVLGFPLVIHEQNFVPGMTNQWLARIATRVFEAFPGSFPGARGAQACGNPVRRAIVDLPAPRERLARRHAEGSAEPARLLILGGSLGAQVLNEMVPAALAALPAELRPRVRHQAGERTLETAQAAYRTVGVEAEVAPFINDMAEAYGWADLVVCRAGALTVSELAAAGVASVLVPYPFAVDDHQVGNARYLADVGAARLVIQRDLTVAGLTALLTELLGDRETLSTMADAARERAQPDAAGRIAAACLEVAGR comes from the coding sequence ATGGGTACGCGCGTAGCCGTCATGGCCGGGGGCACCGGCGGGCATGTCTTTCCCGCGCTTGCGGTCGCCGAGCGTCTGCGCGAGCAAGGTGTGGGCGTCTTCTGGATCGGGACGCGTCGCGGGATGGAGTCGCGTCTGGTGCCCGAGCACGGCTTGGAGATGGAGTGGATCCGCATCGAGGGCCTGCGCGGCAAGGGGGTCGCTCAGATCCTCGGTGCCCCCTTCAAGATCGCGGTTGCACTCTGGCAGGCTGCACGGATCCTGCGTCGGCGTCGCCCGACAGTGGTGCTGGGGATGGGTGGATTCGCCTCCGGGCCCGGCGGCTTGGCCGCGCGTGTGTTGGGGTTTCCGTTGGTGATCCATGAGCAGAACTTCGTGCCGGGAATGACCAATCAGTGGTTGGCGCGGATCGCCACGCGGGTGTTCGAGGCATTTCCAGGGAGCTTTCCGGGTGCGCGTGGTGCGCAGGCTTGCGGAAATCCCGTGCGTCGCGCGATCGTGGATCTGCCGGCACCGCGCGAGCGTCTGGCGCGGCGGCACGCCGAGGGGTCGGCCGAGCCGGCTCGGTTGCTGATTCTGGGCGGCTCGCTCGGGGCTCAGGTCCTCAACGAAATGGTCCCCGCCGCGCTGGCGGCGCTGCCGGCGGAGCTGCGTCCGCGCGTTCGCCATCAGGCCGGCGAGCGCACGCTCGAGACCGCGCAGGCGGCCTATCGGACGGTCGGTGTCGAGGCGGAGGTTGCGCCCTTTATCAACGACATGGCCGAAGCCTATGGTTGGGCCGACCTGGTCGTCTGCCGGGCCGGCGCGCTGACGGTCTCGGAGCTGGCCGCGGCCGGCGTCGCCTCGGTGTTGGTGCCGTATCCATTCGCGGTCGACGACCATCAGGTCGGCAACGCCCGCTATCTCGCCGATGTCGGCGCGGCCCGACTCGTGATTCAACGCGATCTGACCGTTGCCGGTTTGACCGCGCTGCTGACTGAATTGCTGGGCGATCGCGAGACCCTGTCGACGATGGCCGATGCGGCCCGCGAGCGCGCGCAGCCGGATGCCGCTGGACGGATCGCGGCTGCTTGCTTGGAGGTTGCCGGTCGATGA
- the ftsW gene encoding putative lipid II flippase FtsW, whose protein sequence is MSVAARQLRGNPARRTQRRRERSVAGVDYPLLVCALGLVAFGFVMVASASMSIASNCCGDPFYYVTRHGFALGLALTAAVLAYSVPVDWWERGGVWLFLLGLLSLVVVLVPGVGREVNGATRWIPLGPLNLQPSELVKLFAVIYVSGYLVRHADDVVNRISGFIRPMILIGIAGALILQQPDFGTTAVMLATVMGMLFLGGVSLMPFVVLFLVVAAGLLVLIIISPYRLQRVTSFLDPFQDPFNTGYQLSQALIAFGRGEWLGVGLGNGIQKQFFLPEAHTDFIASVIGEELGLVGMLVLIAAFAFLTWRAFSIGARAEAAGERFSAYVAQGVGLGLGLQAFVNIGVNVGMLPTKGLTLPFLSYGSNSLIAACMSIAILLRIDATVRRIEAEKGPARGLPWVRA, encoded by the coding sequence ATGAGCGTCGCCGCCCGCCAGCTGCGTGGAAATCCAGCGCGCAGAACACAGCGCAGGCGTGAGCGCTCGGTCGCCGGCGTGGACTACCCCTTGCTCGTTTGCGCACTTGGGTTGGTGGCGTTCGGCTTTGTGATGGTGGCCTCGGCATCGATGTCGATCGCGTCCAACTGCTGCGGCGATCCTTTCTATTACGTGACGCGCCACGGCTTTGCGCTGGGCCTTGCCTTGACCGCGGCTGTCCTGGCCTACAGCGTGCCGGTTGATTGGTGGGAGCGCGGCGGGGTTTGGCTTTTCCTCCTCGGTCTCCTGTCGCTCGTCGTGGTTCTGGTGCCGGGCGTGGGCCGCGAGGTCAACGGCGCGACGCGATGGATCCCGCTCGGTCCGCTGAATCTTCAGCCCTCCGAGCTGGTGAAGCTGTTCGCCGTCATCTATGTCTCCGGATACCTGGTACGCCATGCCGACGACGTGGTCAACCGGATCTCGGGATTCATCCGGCCCATGATTTTGATCGGCATCGCCGGTGCATTGATCCTCCAGCAGCCGGACTTCGGGACCACGGCGGTCATGCTCGCGACCGTCATGGGCATGCTGTTTTTGGGCGGTGTCAGCCTCATGCCCTTCGTGGTCTTGTTCTTGGTCGTCGCCGCCGGGCTCTTGGTGCTGATCATCATCTCGCCCTATCGATTACAGCGCGTGACCTCGTTTCTTGATCCCTTTCAGGACCCTTTCAATACGGGCTATCAGTTGAGCCAGGCCTTGATCGCTTTCGGACGGGGTGAATGGCTCGGTGTGGGCCTGGGCAACGGGATCCAGAAGCAGTTCTTTCTTCCGGAGGCCCATACCGACTTTATTGCATCGGTCATCGGCGAGGAGCTCGGTCTGGTCGGGATGCTGGTGCTGATCGCGGCATTCGCGTTCCTGACGTGGCGGGCCTTCTCGATCGGGGCGCGTGCGGAGGCCGCCGGCGAACGGTTTTCCGCCTATGTCGCCCAGGGTGTCGGCCTCGGTCTCGGTCTGCAGGCGTTCGTGAATATCGGCGTGAACGTCGGAATGTTGCCGACCAAGGGCTTGACGCTGCCCTTCCTGAGCTACGGGAGCAACAGCCTGATCGCCGCTTGTATGTCGATCGCGATCCTGCTGCGGATCGACGCGACGGTGCGTCGCATCGAGGCCGAGAAGGGACCCGCACGGGGGCTGCCATGGGTACGCGCGTAG
- the murD gene encoding UDP-N-acetylmuramoyl-L-alanine--D-glutamate ligase: MSPLSDTAKTLVVGLGKTGLSCARYLRSQGIATAVTDSRENPPGLQQLRDEMPEVAVFVGGFAPEAFSAAARLVVSPGVPVSDPLIRDASARGVEVVGDVELFARAAQAPICAITGSNGKSTVTTLVGQMAAAAGQRVCVGGNLGEPALDLLDASTQRYVLELSSFQLETTFSLHADVAVVLNVSADHMDRYPDLDAYAQTKGRIYRGARVAVVNRDDPIVVAMPRDAALKIGFTLGEPTDSDFGLRIHDGARWLCRGTQPLMPASEVRIAGLHNLANALAALALASGCGLPMEQSCAVLRRFSGLPHRSELVAERDGVLWYDDSKGTNPGATVAALEGLIPPGSTGRAVLIAGGEGKGADFSPLRSAVKRTTRAVVLIGRDAGLIAQALDGEVPLLEAANMQDAVARAAEIARPGDTVLLSPACASFDMFESYEHRGRVFAEAVRGLGT; the protein is encoded by the coding sequence ATGAGTCCGCTGTCCGATACCGCGAAGACCCTGGTGGTCGGGCTCGGCAAGACAGGACTCTCGTGTGCCCGCTATTTGCGCTCGCAAGGCATCGCGACGGCCGTGACCGATTCGCGCGAGAATCCCCCCGGCCTGCAGCAATTGCGTGACGAGATGCCGGAGGTCGCGGTCTTCGTCGGCGGCTTCGCGCCCGAAGCCTTTTCAGCCGCGGCGCGTCTGGTCGTCAGTCCGGGTGTTCCCGTTTCCGACCCCTTGATTCGGGATGCGTCGGCACGCGGTGTCGAGGTCGTCGGCGACGTCGAGCTCTTCGCCCGTGCCGCGCAGGCCCCGATCTGCGCCATCACCGGCTCGAACGGCAAGAGCACGGTCACGACCCTGGTCGGGCAGATGGCGGCCGCCGCCGGGCAGCGCGTCTGCGTCGGCGGTAATTTGGGCGAGCCCGCCTTGGATCTGCTCGATGCCTCGACCCAGCGCTATGTGCTGGAGCTTTCGAGCTTCCAGTTGGAGACGACCTTCAGTCTGCACGCCGATGTGGCGGTTGTACTCAATGTCTCGGCCGACCACATGGACCGCTACCCCGATCTGGACGCCTATGCGCAGACCAAGGGACGCATCTACCGGGGCGCGCGCGTCGCCGTCGTGAATCGCGATGATCCGATCGTCGTGGCCATGCCGCGGGATGCAGCACTCAAGATCGGATTTACACTCGGCGAGCCAACGGACAGCGACTTCGGGCTGCGCATCCACGACGGTGCGCGTTGGCTCTGCCGAGGGACGCAGCCCCTGATGCCGGCCTCCGAGGTCCGCATTGCGGGTCTGCACAACCTGGCGAATGCCCTTGCGGCCTTGGCGCTGGCCAGCGGATGCGGCCTGCCGATGGAGCAGTCCTGTGCGGTTTTGCGTCGCTTCTCGGGCCTTCCGCACCGTAGCGAGCTGGTCGCCGAGCGCGACGGCGTGCTCTGGTACGACGATTCCAAAGGGACGAATCCGGGGGCAACAGTGGCGGCGCTCGAAGGGTTGATTCCTCCGGGGAGCACCGGCCGTGCCGTCCTGATTGCCGGCGGCGAGGGCAAGGGTGCCGATTTCTCACCTCTGCGCTCGGCGGTCAAGCGTACGACGCGCGCAGTCGTCCTGATCGGACGGGATGCCGGGCTGATTGCGCAGGCGCTGGACGGCGAGGTCCCGCTGTTGGAGGCCGCGAATATGCAGGATGCGGTCGCTCGGGCGGCGGAGATCGCCCGACCCGGCGATACGGTTCTCCTCTCGCCGGCCTGTGCCAGTTTCGATATGTTCGAAAGCTACGAGCATCGCGGGCGGGTCTTCGCCGAGGCAGTGCGGGGGCTCGGAACATGA